Proteins encoded in a region of the Stieleria neptunia genome:
- the meaB gene encoding methylmalonyl Co-A mutase-associated GTPase MeaB produces the protein MKRDVPRRRQLTTEDYFVGVRDCDITVLPRALTLIESNNPEHQRQAETLLTRLLPYTGNAIRVGISGAPGAGKSTFIEALGLQLTAQGRRVAVLAVDPSSGISGGSILGDKTRMSRLAAEPNAYIRPSPSAGTLGGVASKTRESLLVCEAAGYEIVLVETVGVGQSETMVAEMTDCFLALMLPGAGDDLQGIKRGLLELVDVIAVNKADSATLKAAELAAHQYEMAIHSILGKQDHPPQVLTCSALHDQRVDAVWQAVQQRYTAMKSGGDLAAKRSRQQVRWLWAIIEDRMKQALRKHPGVRRIREGLESEVLAGSLPPEAAASKILQTFGMQEPCGI, from the coding sequence ATGAAGCGTGATGTTCCACGACGCCGTCAATTGACGACGGAGGATTACTTTGTCGGGGTCCGCGACTGTGACATCACGGTACTGCCGCGAGCGTTGACGTTGATTGAATCCAACAATCCCGAGCACCAGCGGCAAGCCGAGACGCTGTTGACGCGACTGTTGCCCTACACCGGCAACGCCATCCGCGTCGGCATCAGCGGCGCCCCGGGAGCAGGCAAGAGCACCTTCATCGAGGCGCTCGGATTGCAATTGACCGCGCAGGGGCGACGGGTGGCGGTCTTGGCGGTGGATCCATCGAGCGGCATCAGCGGTGGCAGCATCCTGGGTGACAAAACCAGGATGTCGCGACTGGCGGCCGAACCCAACGCCTACATCCGTCCCTCCCCTTCGGCGGGAACGCTCGGCGGCGTGGCCAGCAAGACGCGTGAAAGTTTACTCGTGTGCGAAGCGGCCGGTTACGAAATCGTGTTGGTTGAAACCGTCGGCGTGGGGCAATCCGAAACCATGGTGGCGGAAATGACCGATTGCTTTTTAGCGTTGATGTTGCCCGGCGCCGGAGACGATCTACAGGGAATCAAACGCGGGCTGTTGGAACTGGTGGATGTGATCGCGGTGAACAAAGCCGACTCCGCGACATTGAAAGCCGCCGAACTGGCCGCCCACCAATACGAAATGGCCATCCATTCGATTTTGGGAAAACAAGATCATCCGCCGCAGGTGCTGACCTGCAGCGCGCTACACGACCAGCGGGTCGATGCCGTCTGGCAGGCCGTCCAGCAGCGTTACACGGCGATGAAATCCGGTGGCGACTTGGCCGCCAAGCGAAGTCGACAACAAGTCCGCTGGTTGTGGGCGATCATCGAAGACCGAATGAAGCAAGCCCTCCGCAAGCATCCCGGCGTCCGCCGCATCCGCGAAGGACTGGAATCCGAAGTGCTTGCCGGCAGCCTGCCGCCCGAAGCAGCGGCCAGCAAAATCCTACAGACGTTCGGCATGCAGGAACCTTGCGGCATTTAA
- a CDS encoding biotin/lipoyl-containing protein, whose protein sequence is MKRLRITVGNKSYDVTVEDLSETEAYPVPTRPAPAAAPSAAAPAPIARQTPTKAQPPAGSGAVTSPMAGAIRSILVKPGDAVERGQGMVILEAMKMENQITAPVAGTVKSVDVAEGDSVAEGQTLVVLE, encoded by the coding sequence ATGAAAAGATTACGCATCACCGTCGGAAATAAATCCTACGACGTCACCGTGGAGGATCTCAGCGAGACCGAAGCGTATCCGGTTCCGACGCGGCCTGCGCCCGCGGCGGCTCCGAGCGCCGCAGCGCCCGCGCCGATCGCCCGCCAGACGCCGACGAAAGCCCAGCCGCCCGCCGGTAGCGGCGCGGTCACCAGCCCGATGGCGGGCGCGATTCGATCGATCCTGGTCAAGCCCGGTGACGCGGTCGAGCGGGGACAAGGCATGGTCATCCTGGAAGCGATGAAGATGGAAAACCAGATCACCGCGCCGGTCGCCGGCACGGTGAAAAGTGTCGATGTCGCGGAGGGTGATTCTGTCGCCGAAGGCCAAACCCTTGTCGTCCTGGAGTAA
- the scpA gene encoding methylmalonyl-CoA mutase translates to MTLIPNFSDVPFESEHRAAGSIDDWQAKVADRAEQLRWQTPEQIPVQPLYTSADRAGLDHLDTMPGLAPFLRGPYATMYVQRPWTVRQYAGFSTAKDSNAFYRRNLAAGQMGLSIAFDLATHRGYDSDHPRVSGDVGMAGVAIDSIQDMRTLFEGIPLDRMSVSMTMNGAVLPIMALYIVAAEEQGVKPEQLAGTIQNDILKEFMVRNTYIYPPAPSMRIIASIFEYTSQRMPKFNSISISGYHMQEAGATADLELAYTLADGLEYVRTGIASGLDVDAFCPRLSFFWAIGMNYFMEIAKLRAARMIWAKLIKQFNPKNPKSLSLRTHSQTSGWSLTAQDVYNNVTRTCIEAMAATHGHTQSLHTNALDEALALPTDFSARIARNTQLFLQQETDTCKVVDPWAGSYYVERLTHDLAQRAWSHLVEIEELGGMTQAIQAGIPKMRIEEASARTQARIDSGQQTLIGVNKYRLATEDDMRVLHVDNSAVRKSQIAGLKQLRSERDSSDVDAALDALTEAARSEQGNLLELAVNAARAKATVGEISAALEKVYNRYEAPVQSVRGVYAAALESESMTTEVGQIVEAFERNEGRRPRILVAKMGQDGHDRGQKVIASAFADLGFDVDIGPLFRTPAETARQAVENDVHLVGVSSLAAGHLTLIPELRKALADLGREDIMIVAGGVIPPEDYDALYAAGAAEVFGPGTVISEAAIRVVRDLADRLGFTVDEAVETQDA, encoded by the coding sequence ATGACCTTGATTCCAAACTTTTCCGATGTGCCTTTCGAAAGCGAACACCGCGCCGCGGGTTCGATCGACGACTGGCAAGCGAAGGTCGCAGACCGCGCGGAGCAACTCCGCTGGCAGACGCCCGAGCAGATTCCCGTCCAGCCGTTGTACACCTCGGCCGATCGCGCGGGGCTGGACCACTTGGACACGATGCCGGGGCTGGCGCCGTTCTTGCGTGGGCCTTATGCGACGATGTACGTGCAGCGTCCCTGGACCGTGCGTCAGTACGCGGGGTTTTCAACCGCCAAGGACTCCAACGCGTTTTACCGTCGTAATCTGGCGGCGGGGCAGATGGGGTTGAGCATCGCCTTCGATCTGGCCACGCACCGCGGTTACGATTCGGATCACCCCCGCGTCAGCGGCGACGTCGGCATGGCCGGTGTGGCGATCGACAGCATCCAAGACATGCGGACGCTGTTCGAAGGCATCCCGCTGGACCGGATGAGTGTTTCGATGACCATGAACGGAGCGGTGCTTCCCATCATGGCGTTGTACATCGTGGCCGCGGAAGAACAGGGGGTGAAACCCGAACAACTGGCCGGCACGATCCAGAACGACATCTTGAAGGAATTCATGGTTCGCAATACCTACATCTATCCGCCCGCCCCGAGCATGCGGATCATCGCCTCAATTTTCGAGTACACCAGCCAGCGGATGCCTAAATTCAACAGCATCAGCATCAGCGGTTATCACATGCAGGAAGCGGGCGCGACCGCGGACTTGGAATTGGCCTACACCCTTGCCGACGGACTGGAGTATGTCCGCACGGGCATCGCATCCGGCTTGGACGTCGACGCCTTTTGCCCACGACTGTCCTTCTTCTGGGCGATCGGCATGAATTATTTCATGGAAATCGCCAAGCTGCGGGCCGCCCGGATGATCTGGGCCAAGCTGATCAAACAGTTCAACCCCAAGAACCCCAAGAGTTTGTCGCTGCGGACCCACAGCCAAACCAGCGGCTGGAGTTTGACCGCTCAAGACGTTTACAACAACGTCACGCGGACCTGTATCGAAGCGATGGCGGCGACGCACGGCCACACCCAATCGTTGCACACCAACGCGCTCGATGAAGCCCTCGCCCTGCCGACCGATTTCTCGGCCCGGATCGCGCGGAACACGCAACTGTTTTTACAACAGGAAACCGACACGTGCAAAGTCGTTGATCCGTGGGCAGGCAGCTACTACGTCGAACGATTGACACACGATTTGGCCCAGCGTGCCTGGAGCCACTTGGTTGAAATCGAAGAACTCGGCGGGATGACCCAGGCGATTCAAGCCGGGATTCCCAAGATGCGGATCGAGGAGGCATCGGCACGCACCCAAGCCCGCATCGATTCGGGGCAACAAACCTTGATCGGCGTCAACAAGTATCGGTTGGCGACCGAAGATGACATGCGTGTGCTGCACGTCGACAACTCGGCGGTGCGCAAGTCACAGATCGCGGGTTTGAAACAATTACGATCCGAACGTGATTCGTCCGACGTCGATGCGGCGTTGGATGCATTGACCGAAGCGGCGCGCAGCGAACAGGGCAACCTGTTGGAACTGGCCGTCAATGCGGCGCGTGCCAAAGCGACGGTGGGGGAGATTAGCGCGGCGTTGGAAAAGGTTTACAATCGATACGAAGCGCCCGTGCAATCCGTCCGCGGCGTCTATGCCGCTGCACTTGAGAGTGAATCCATGACAACGGAAGTGGGCCAAATCGTGGAGGCGTTTGAACGCAACGAAGGCCGTCGGCCGCGAATCTTGGTGGCCAAAATGGGGCAAGACGGTCACGACCGTGGACAAAAAGTCATCGCCAGCGCGTTCGCCGACTTGGGCTTTGACGTGGACATCGGCCCGCTGTTTCGCACACCGGCCGAAACGGCACGGCAAGCGGTTGAAAACGACGTGCACCTGGTGGGCGTCAGCTCGTTGGCGGCCGGTCACCTGACCCTGATCCCGGAACTCCGCAAAGCGTTGGCGGATCTGGGCCGCGAGGACATCATGATTGTCGCCGGTGGTGTGATCCCGCCGGAGGATTACGACGCGTTGTACGCGGCCGGCGCCGCCGAAGTGTTCGGCCCCGGAACGGTGATCAGCGAGGCGGCGATTCGAGTGGTTCGAGACCTCGCCGATCGACTCGGGTTCACGGTGGACGAAGCAGTCGAGACTCAAGATGCCTGA
- a CDS encoding OadG family protein, with translation MLLLAQEESKRLIEFSWAPLTEEHGIPMAIMGIVVVFSALVLIVVFITVLPRLVAPFIQPELAPQAASPVVHDDELPEEILVVIAAAVAEALDRPHRIVKIRGLGTGEYAWSLEGRMKHHMSHRIQHRDPK, from the coding sequence ATGTTGCTGCTCGCTCAAGAGGAAAGCAAACGGCTGATCGAGTTTTCGTGGGCGCCCCTGACAGAAGAACATGGGATTCCGATGGCCATCATGGGCATCGTCGTGGTCTTTTCGGCGCTCGTGCTGATCGTCGTTTTTATCACCGTCCTGCCGCGTCTGGTTGCACCCTTCATTCAACCCGAACTCGCACCCCAAGCCGCGTCACCGGTCGTTCACGACGATGAACTGCCGGAAGAGATTTTGGTGGTTATCGCCGCCGCGGTCGCCGAAGCGTTGGATCGACCGCACCGGATCGTCAAGATCCGTGGCTTGGGAACCGGCGAGTATGCCTGGTCCCTGGAAGGACGCATGAAGCATCACATGTCGCACCGCATTCAACATCGAGACCCCAAATGA
- a CDS encoding sodium ion-translocating decarboxylase subunit beta: protein MNVMEYLSQKVVQLYETTAFAGLELGNVVMMVIALGFIYLAITKRYEPLLLIPIGFGVIVGNMPTESGVPLVYAEDSVLRFLYFGVEKEIYPPLIFLGIGAMTDFSTMLSNPKLVLLGAAAQVGVFLTYLGALCLAFTPQQAGAIGIIGGADGPTAIFLASNLAPELLGAIAIAAYSYMALVPVIQPPIMRLLTTKKERLIRMKPSRKVTRQELIMFPIVAFLICTLLAPGSIVLMGMLFFGNLLKECAVTDRLALTARTAMIDIVTILLGFCVGASTTAQYFLKGESILIFVLGAVSFAIATGCGVLFAKLMNVFLKEKINPLVGAAGVSAVPGSARVVQLVGQEEDPGNYLLMHAMAPNVAGVIGSAIAAGVLWSQLAN from the coding sequence ATGAACGTCATGGAATACCTGAGCCAGAAAGTGGTCCAGCTGTACGAGACGACGGCCTTTGCAGGGCTGGAACTGGGCAACGTGGTGATGATGGTGATCGCCCTGGGATTCATCTATCTGGCGATCACCAAACGCTACGAACCCCTGTTGTTGATCCCGATCGGTTTCGGTGTCATCGTCGGCAACATGCCGACCGAGTCCGGTGTGCCGCTGGTCTACGCCGAAGACAGCGTACTTCGATTTCTGTATTTCGGGGTCGAGAAAGAGATCTACCCGCCGTTGATCTTCTTAGGCATCGGCGCGATGACCGATTTTTCCACGATGCTCTCCAATCCCAAACTGGTGCTGTTGGGTGCCGCGGCACAAGTCGGCGTCTTCCTGACGTACCTGGGCGCGCTGTGTCTGGCGTTTACACCCCAGCAGGCCGGCGCGATCGGGATCATCGGTGGCGCCGACGGTCCCACGGCGATTTTCCTCGCATCGAATCTGGCCCCCGAACTGTTGGGGGCGATCGCGATCGCGGCGTATTCCTACATGGCGCTGGTGCCCGTGATTCAGCCGCCGATCATGAGATTGCTGACGACGAAAAAGGAACGTTTGATTCGGATGAAACCGTCGCGCAAGGTGACGCGTCAGGAACTGATCATGTTTCCGATCGTCGCCTTTCTGATTTGCACCTTGTTGGCGCCCGGCTCGATCGTGCTGATGGGCATGCTGTTCTTCGGAAACCTGTTGAAAGAATGCGCGGTCACCGACCGGCTGGCGCTGACGGCACGCACGGCGATGATCGACATCGTCACCATCCTGCTCGGGTTTTGTGTCGGCGCGAGCACGACCGCCCAGTACTTTTTGAAGGGCGAGTCAATCTTGATCTTCGTGCTCGGTGCCGTTTCGTTTGCGATTGCGACCGGGTGCGGCGTGTTGTTCGCCAAGTTGATGAACGTGTTTTTGAAAGAAAAGATCAATCCGCTGGTCGGTGCCGCCGGCGTGTCCGCGGTCCCCGGATCAGCTCGCGTGGTGCAATTGGTCGGCCAAGAAGAAGACCCCGGCAACTATCTGTTGATGCACGCGATGGCACCCAACGTCGCCGGCGTGATCGGTTCAGCCATCGCCGCCGGTGTGTTGTGGTCACAGTTGGCGAATTAG
- a CDS encoding acyl-CoA carboxylase subunit beta has translation MSIRKEFLTGLEERRAKLRAGGGESRHAKRREKGMLSARERLDNFFDADTFQEWGMHVDHSCHEFGMENKPMPCDGVVTGVGRVGGRPAASFSQDATVGGGALGMRHSKKICDIMDYALESGMPFVAINDSGGARIQEAVDSLSGYGQVFYRNVMLSGCVPQIGVIAGNCAGGAAYSPALMDFLVMTRENANMFICGPQVIKAATGVDCTMEEIGSAAANASISGNVHFVADDDQHAMQIVQQLLSYLPQNNAENPPHALVEDLCLDPDLSMNDVVPENIKDPMDMYAVIERIADKDSFLEVHREFAPNIIVGFARVDGVVAGIIANQPNVKAGTLDIDASDKAARFIRFCNAFNIPLLTLVDVPGFLPGVGQEQGGIIRHGAKMLFAYASATVPKITVIIRKAYGGSYLAMCSRDLKADMVFAWPTAEIAVMGAEGAVNVLYRKELAAADDKAAMREQFIQEYRDRFASPYLAASHGMITDVIVPAQTRAVVSLALQNTLNKSETRPPKKHGLIPL, from the coding sequence ATGAGTATTCGAAAAGAGTTTTTGACTGGGCTAGAAGAACGCCGCGCAAAACTGCGTGCGGGCGGTGGCGAAAGCCGGCACGCCAAACGCCGCGAAAAGGGAATGCTTTCGGCACGCGAGCGACTGGATAACTTTTTCGACGCCGACACGTTTCAAGAATGGGGAATGCACGTCGATCATTCCTGTCATGAATTCGGGATGGAGAACAAACCGATGCCCTGTGACGGCGTGGTCACCGGAGTGGGACGCGTCGGCGGTCGGCCGGCCGCTTCGTTCAGCCAGGATGCGACCGTCGGCGGCGGCGCGTTGGGCATGCGTCACTCCAAGAAGATTTGCGACATCATGGATTACGCGCTCGAAAGCGGGATGCCGTTTGTCGCGATCAACGATTCCGGCGGTGCACGGATCCAAGAGGCCGTCGACTCGTTGTCGGGATACGGGCAGGTTTTCTATCGCAACGTCATGCTTTCCGGCTGTGTCCCGCAAATCGGGGTGATCGCCGGCAACTGTGCCGGCGGAGCGGCTTACTCGCCGGCGCTGATGGATTTCTTGGTGATGACGCGTGAGAACGCCAACATGTTCATCTGCGGGCCGCAGGTCATCAAGGCGGCAACGGGCGTCGATTGCACGATGGAGGAAATCGGCAGCGCGGCGGCCAACGCCAGCATCAGTGGAAACGTTCACTTCGTCGCCGATGACGACCAGCACGCCATGCAGATCGTCCAGCAATTGCTGTCCTACTTGCCCCAGAACAACGCAGAGAACCCGCCGCACGCCCTCGTGGAAGACCTGTGTCTGGATCCGGATCTGTCGATGAACGACGTGGTGCCGGAGAACATCAAAGACCCGATGGACATGTACGCGGTGATCGAGCGAATCGCGGACAAAGACAGTTTCTTGGAGGTCCATCGCGAATTTGCCCCCAACATTATCGTGGGTTTTGCACGAGTCGATGGTGTGGTCGCGGGCATCATTGCTAACCAGCCCAACGTGAAAGCGGGCACGCTGGACATCGACGCTTCGGACAAAGCGGCCCGGTTCATTCGTTTTTGCAACGCGTTCAACATCCCGCTGTTGACCTTGGTCGACGTCCCTGGGTTCCTGCCCGGCGTGGGCCAGGAACAGGGCGGCATCATTCGTCACGGGGCCAAGATGTTGTTCGCCTACGCATCGGCGACCGTGCCCAAGATCACCGTCATCATCCGCAAGGCCTACGGCGGATCGTACCTGGCGATGTGCAGCCGCGATTTGAAAGCCGACATGGTGTTTGCCTGGCCGACCGCCGAGATCGCGGTGATGGGTGCCGAAGGTGCGGTCAACGTGCTGTACCGCAAAGAGCTGGCCGCGGCAGACGACAAAGCGGCGATGCGTGAACAATTCATCCAAGAGTACCGTGACCGATTTGCGTCGCCCTATTTGGCGGCGTCCCACGGAATGATCACCGATGTGATCGTCCCGGCGCAGACCCGAGCGGTCGTGTCACTTGCACTGCAGAACACGCTGAACAAAAGCGAGACCCGTCCTCCTAAGAAGCATGGTTTGATTCCGCTATGA